From the genome of Nasonia vitripennis strain AsymCx chromosome 1, Nvit_psr_1.1, whole genome shotgun sequence, one region includes:
- the LOC100114171 gene encoding insulin-like growth factor 2 mRNA-binding protein 1 isoform X3 produces MSKLYVGNLPSDCNEATLRQLFQEHSLACTTILVKRGGYAFVDCCDQSIADRAIDKLNGYLLLGSALVVEPSVASTTKKRGSNTALPDSPVDRIGNGWSGGSGAKILVGNLPAHVRIEDIEQLLSNYGQIQNFEKATSRDPSTQAFLVSYETPDQAQQAAGQLNGYEYEGNPLKVEMSTAESRRRGRSQRGGVAFSGLPGAGRQTDFPLRILVQSDMVGAIIGRQGSTIRQITQMTRARVDVHRKDNLGSLEKAITIYGNPENCTNACKKILEVMHQEASNTNKGEITLKILAHNNLIGRIIGKGGNTIKRIMQDTDTKITVSSINDINSFNLERIITVKGSIENMSKAEAMISNKLRQSYENDLQAMAPQSMMFPGLHPMAMMSTASMGYNSRGPALYGTGPAPYPYQSNLTPQQGVLTSDAQETTFLYIPNNSVGAIIGTKGSHIRNIIRFSGASVKIAPLESDKPAEQQTERKVTIVGSPESQWKAQYLIFEKMREEGFVSGTEDVRLTVEILVPSAQVGRIIGKGGQNVRELQRVTGSVIKLSEQQATPPTADEETTVHIIGPFFSVQSAQRRIRAMVVQPGAGGPGSVTGIPGMPGQGLPGGPRSGRGSSQEGGVRSRRDGSATSQPGGCTTPQQQQQSSHSSPSSQPSQPQQQQSQ; encoded by the exons GCTACTTGCTGTTGGGATCGGCTCTGGTCGTAGAACCCTCGGTGGCCAGCACCACGAAGAAACG GGGTAGCAACACCGCCCTTCCAGACTCGCCGGTCGACCGGATCGGCAACGGCTGGAG CGGCGGCTCCGGGGCGAAGATCCTGGTGGGCAATCTGCCGGCCCACGTCAGAATCGAGGATATCGAGCAGCTCTTGTCGAACTACGGACAGATTCAAAACTTTGAGAAGGCGACGTCGCGCGACCCTAGCACCCAAGCCTTCCTCGTCAGCTATGAGACGCCGGACCAGGCCCAGCA GGCCGCCGGCCAGCTGAACGGCTACGAGTACGAGGGTAACCCGCTGAAGGTGGAGATGTCGACGGCGGAGAGTCGACGCCGGGGCCGCAGTCAGCGCGGCGGCGTGGCCTTCTCGGGCCTGCCGGGCGCCGGCCGCCAGACGGACTTCCCGCTGCGCATCCTCGTGCAGAGCGACATGGTCGGCGCGATAATCGGCCGGCAGGGCTCGACCATCCGGCAGATCACCCAGATGACGCGCGCCCGCGTGGACGTGCACCGCAAGGACAACCTCGGCTCGCTCGAGAAGGCCATCACGATCTACGGCAACCCGGAGAACTGCACCAACGCCTGCAAGAAGATCCTCGAGGTGATGCACCAGGAGGCGAGCAACACGAACAAGGG CGAGATCACCCTCAAGATCCTAGCGCACAACAACCTCATCGGCCGCATTATCGGCAAGGGCGGCAACACCATCAAGAGGATCATGCAGGACACCGACACCAAGATCACCGTCAGCAGCATCAACGACATCAACAGCTTCAACCTCGAGCGCATCATCACGGTCAAGGGCAGCATCGAGAACATGAGCAAGGCCGAGGCCATGATCTCGAACAAGCTGCGCCAGAGCTACGAGAACGACCTGCAGGCCATGGCG CCCCAGAGCATGATGTTCCCGGGCCTGCACCCGATGGCCATGATGTCGACGGCCAGCATGGGCTACAATTCGCGGGGACCGGCCCTCTACGGCACCGGTCCGGCGCCCTACCCTTACCAGAGCAACCTGACCCCCCAGCAGGGCGTGCTGACGAGCGATGCCCAGGAGACGACCTTTCTCTACATACCCAACAACAGCGTGGGCGCCATCATCGGCACCAAGGGCTCGCACATCAGGAACATCATCAGGTTCTCGGGCGCGAGCGTCAAGATTGCGCCCCTAGAGTCGGACAAGCCGGCCGAGCAGCAGACCGAGAGGAAGGTCACCATCGTCGGCTCGCCCGAGTCCCAGTGGAAG GCTCAATACTTGATCTTCGAGAAGATGCGGGAGGAGGGCTTCGTCTCCGGCACCGAAGACGTCAGGCTGACAGTTGAGATTCTCGTGCCCTCGGCCCAGGTCGGCCGAATAATTGGCAAAGGCGGTCAAAACGTCCGAGAACTCCAGCGCGTCACCGGTAGCGTCATCAAGCTCTCGGAGCAGCAGGCTACGCCGCCCACCGCCGACGAGGAGACCACCGTCCACATAATCGGTCCCTTCTTCTCCGTGCAG TCGGCGCAGCGCAGGATCCGCGCAATGGTCGTGCAGCCAGGCGCGGGCGGACCCGGCAGCGTGACCGGCATCCCCGGAATGCCCGGCCAGGGCCTCCCCGGCGGTCCACGATCGGGCCGCGGCAGCAGCCAGGAGGGCGGCGTGCGCTCGCGGCGCGACGGCAGTGCCACCTCCCAGCCCGGCGGCTGCACGAcgccccagcagcagcagcagtccagCCACTCGTCGCCCTCCTCGCAGCCGTCCCAGCCCCAACAGCAACAAAGCCAGTAA
- the LOC100114171 gene encoding insulin-like growth factor 2 mRNA-binding protein 3 isoform X1, with the protein MSKLYVGNLPSDCNEATLRQLFQEHSLACTTILVKRGGYAFVDCCDQSIADRAIDKLNGYLLLGSALVVEPSVASTTKKRGSNTALPDSPVDRIGNGWSGGSGAKILVGNLPAHVRIEDIEQLLSNYGQIQNFEKATSRDPSTQAFLVSYETPDQAQQAAGQLNGYEYEGNPLKVEMSTAESRRRGRSQRGGVAFSGLPGAGRQTDFPLRILVQSDMVGAIIGRQGSTIRQITQMTRARVDVHRKDNLGSLEKAITIYGNPENCTNACKKILEVMHQEASNTNKGSVDDEGGSASAGSAANAANAEQQQQQQQQQQQEHEDGGGAAGRKERQQQQTTDDIVGSSSEITLKILAHNNLIGRIIGKGGNTIKRIMQDTDTKITVSSINDINSFNLERIITVKGSIENMSKAEAMISNKLRQSYENDLQAMAPQSMMFPGLHPMAMMSTASMGYNSRGPALYGTGPAPYPYQSNLTPQQGVLTSDAQETTFLYIPNNSVGAIIGTKGSHIRNIIRFSGASVKIAPLESDKPAEQQTERKVTIVGSPESQWKAQYLIFEKMREEGFVSGTEDVRLTVEILVPSAQVGRIIGKGGQNVRELQRVTGSVIKLSEQQATPPTADEETTVHIIGPFFSVQSAQRRIRAMVVQPGAGGPGSVTGIPGMPGQGLPGGPRSGRGSSQEGGVRSRRDGSATSQPGGCTTPQQQQQSSHSSPSSQPSQPQQQQSQ; encoded by the exons GCTACTTGCTGTTGGGATCGGCTCTGGTCGTAGAACCCTCGGTGGCCAGCACCACGAAGAAACG GGGTAGCAACACCGCCCTTCCAGACTCGCCGGTCGACCGGATCGGCAACGGCTGGAG CGGCGGCTCCGGGGCGAAGATCCTGGTGGGCAATCTGCCGGCCCACGTCAGAATCGAGGATATCGAGCAGCTCTTGTCGAACTACGGACAGATTCAAAACTTTGAGAAGGCGACGTCGCGCGACCCTAGCACCCAAGCCTTCCTCGTCAGCTATGAGACGCCGGACCAGGCCCAGCA GGCCGCCGGCCAGCTGAACGGCTACGAGTACGAGGGTAACCCGCTGAAGGTGGAGATGTCGACGGCGGAGAGTCGACGCCGGGGCCGCAGTCAGCGCGGCGGCGTGGCCTTCTCGGGCCTGCCGGGCGCCGGCCGCCAGACGGACTTCCCGCTGCGCATCCTCGTGCAGAGCGACATGGTCGGCGCGATAATCGGCCGGCAGGGCTCGACCATCCGGCAGATCACCCAGATGACGCGCGCCCGCGTGGACGTGCACCGCAAGGACAACCTCGGCTCGCTCGAGAAGGCCATCACGATCTACGGCAACCCGGAGAACTGCACCAACGCCTGCAAGAAGATCCTCGAGGTGATGCACCAGGAGGCGAGCAACACGAACAAGGGGTCAGTTGACGACGAGGGCGGCAGCGCCTCCGCTGGTAGCGCTGCCAACGCTGCCAACGctgaacagcagcagcagcagcagcagcagcagcagcaggagcacgaggacggcggcggcgctgccgGTCGCAAGgagcgccagcagcagcaaaccACTGACGACATTGTTGGCTCTTCCAGCGAGATCACCCTCAAGATCCTAGCGCACAACAACCTCATCGGCCGCATTATCGGCAAGGGCGGCAACACCATCAAGAGGATCATGCAGGACACCGACACCAAGATCACCGTCAGCAGCATCAACGACATCAACAGCTTCAACCTCGAGCGCATCATCACGGTCAAGGGCAGCATCGAGAACATGAGCAAGGCCGAGGCCATGATCTCGAACAAGCTGCGCCAGAGCTACGAGAACGACCTGCAGGCCATGGCG CCCCAGAGCATGATGTTCCCGGGCCTGCACCCGATGGCCATGATGTCGACGGCCAGCATGGGCTACAATTCGCGGGGACCGGCCCTCTACGGCACCGGTCCGGCGCCCTACCCTTACCAGAGCAACCTGACCCCCCAGCAGGGCGTGCTGACGAGCGATGCCCAGGAGACGACCTTTCTCTACATACCCAACAACAGCGTGGGCGCCATCATCGGCACCAAGGGCTCGCACATCAGGAACATCATCAGGTTCTCGGGCGCGAGCGTCAAGATTGCGCCCCTAGAGTCGGACAAGCCGGCCGAGCAGCAGACCGAGAGGAAGGTCACCATCGTCGGCTCGCCCGAGTCCCAGTGGAAG GCTCAATACTTGATCTTCGAGAAGATGCGGGAGGAGGGCTTCGTCTCCGGCACCGAAGACGTCAGGCTGACAGTTGAGATTCTCGTGCCCTCGGCCCAGGTCGGCCGAATAATTGGCAAAGGCGGTCAAAACGTCCGAGAACTCCAGCGCGTCACCGGTAGCGTCATCAAGCTCTCGGAGCAGCAGGCTACGCCGCCCACCGCCGACGAGGAGACCACCGTCCACATAATCGGTCCCTTCTTCTCCGTGCAG TCGGCGCAGCGCAGGATCCGCGCAATGGTCGTGCAGCCAGGCGCGGGCGGACCCGGCAGCGTGACCGGCATCCCCGGAATGCCCGGCCAGGGCCTCCCCGGCGGTCCACGATCGGGCCGCGGCAGCAGCCAGGAGGGCGGCGTGCGCTCGCGGCGCGACGGCAGTGCCACCTCCCAGCCCGGCGGCTGCACGAcgccccagcagcagcagcagtccagCCACTCGTCGCCCTCCTCGCAGCCGTCCCAGCCCCAACAGCAACAAAGCCAGTAA
- the LOC100114171 gene encoding insulin-like growth factor 2 mRNA-binding protein 3 isoform X2, whose amino-acid sequence MSKLYVGNLPSDCNEATLRQLFQEHSLACTTILVKRGGYAFVDCCDQSIADRAIDKLNGYLLLGSALVVEPSVASTTKKRGGSGAKILVGNLPAHVRIEDIEQLLSNYGQIQNFEKATSRDPSTQAFLVSYETPDQAQQAAGQLNGYEYEGNPLKVEMSTAESRRRGRSQRGGVAFSGLPGAGRQTDFPLRILVQSDMVGAIIGRQGSTIRQITQMTRARVDVHRKDNLGSLEKAITIYGNPENCTNACKKILEVMHQEASNTNKGSVDDEGGSASAGSAANAANAEQQQQQQQQQQQEHEDGGGAAGRKERQQQQTTDDIVGSSSEITLKILAHNNLIGRIIGKGGNTIKRIMQDTDTKITVSSINDINSFNLERIITVKGSIENMSKAEAMISNKLRQSYENDLQAMAPQSMMFPGLHPMAMMSTASMGYNSRGPALYGTGPAPYPYQSNLTPQQGVLTSDAQETTFLYIPNNSVGAIIGTKGSHIRNIIRFSGASVKIAPLESDKPAEQQTERKVTIVGSPESQWKAQYLIFEKMREEGFVSGTEDVRLTVEILVPSAQVGRIIGKGGQNVRELQRVTGSVIKLSEQQATPPTADEETTVHIIGPFFSVQSAQRRIRAMVVQPGAGGPGSVTGIPGMPGQGLPGGPRSGRGSSQEGGVRSRRDGSATSQPGGCTTPQQQQQSSHSSPSSQPSQPQQQQSQ is encoded by the exons GCTACTTGCTGTTGGGATCGGCTCTGGTCGTAGAACCCTCGGTGGCCAGCACCACGAAGAAACG CGGCGGCTCCGGGGCGAAGATCCTGGTGGGCAATCTGCCGGCCCACGTCAGAATCGAGGATATCGAGCAGCTCTTGTCGAACTACGGACAGATTCAAAACTTTGAGAAGGCGACGTCGCGCGACCCTAGCACCCAAGCCTTCCTCGTCAGCTATGAGACGCCGGACCAGGCCCAGCA GGCCGCCGGCCAGCTGAACGGCTACGAGTACGAGGGTAACCCGCTGAAGGTGGAGATGTCGACGGCGGAGAGTCGACGCCGGGGCCGCAGTCAGCGCGGCGGCGTGGCCTTCTCGGGCCTGCCGGGCGCCGGCCGCCAGACGGACTTCCCGCTGCGCATCCTCGTGCAGAGCGACATGGTCGGCGCGATAATCGGCCGGCAGGGCTCGACCATCCGGCAGATCACCCAGATGACGCGCGCCCGCGTGGACGTGCACCGCAAGGACAACCTCGGCTCGCTCGAGAAGGCCATCACGATCTACGGCAACCCGGAGAACTGCACCAACGCCTGCAAGAAGATCCTCGAGGTGATGCACCAGGAGGCGAGCAACACGAACAAGGGGTCAGTTGACGACGAGGGCGGCAGCGCCTCCGCTGGTAGCGCTGCCAACGCTGCCAACGctgaacagcagcagcagcagcagcagcagcagcagcaggagcacgaggacggcggcggcgctgccgGTCGCAAGgagcgccagcagcagcaaaccACTGACGACATTGTTGGCTCTTCCAGCGAGATCACCCTCAAGATCCTAGCGCACAACAACCTCATCGGCCGCATTATCGGCAAGGGCGGCAACACCATCAAGAGGATCATGCAGGACACCGACACCAAGATCACCGTCAGCAGCATCAACGACATCAACAGCTTCAACCTCGAGCGCATCATCACGGTCAAGGGCAGCATCGAGAACATGAGCAAGGCCGAGGCCATGATCTCGAACAAGCTGCGCCAGAGCTACGAGAACGACCTGCAGGCCATGGCG CCCCAGAGCATGATGTTCCCGGGCCTGCACCCGATGGCCATGATGTCGACGGCCAGCATGGGCTACAATTCGCGGGGACCGGCCCTCTACGGCACCGGTCCGGCGCCCTACCCTTACCAGAGCAACCTGACCCCCCAGCAGGGCGTGCTGACGAGCGATGCCCAGGAGACGACCTTTCTCTACATACCCAACAACAGCGTGGGCGCCATCATCGGCACCAAGGGCTCGCACATCAGGAACATCATCAGGTTCTCGGGCGCGAGCGTCAAGATTGCGCCCCTAGAGTCGGACAAGCCGGCCGAGCAGCAGACCGAGAGGAAGGTCACCATCGTCGGCTCGCCCGAGTCCCAGTGGAAG GCTCAATACTTGATCTTCGAGAAGATGCGGGAGGAGGGCTTCGTCTCCGGCACCGAAGACGTCAGGCTGACAGTTGAGATTCTCGTGCCCTCGGCCCAGGTCGGCCGAATAATTGGCAAAGGCGGTCAAAACGTCCGAGAACTCCAGCGCGTCACCGGTAGCGTCATCAAGCTCTCGGAGCAGCAGGCTACGCCGCCCACCGCCGACGAGGAGACCACCGTCCACATAATCGGTCCCTTCTTCTCCGTGCAG TCGGCGCAGCGCAGGATCCGCGCAATGGTCGTGCAGCCAGGCGCGGGCGGACCCGGCAGCGTGACCGGCATCCCCGGAATGCCCGGCCAGGGCCTCCCCGGCGGTCCACGATCGGGCCGCGGCAGCAGCCAGGAGGGCGGCGTGCGCTCGCGGCGCGACGGCAGTGCCACCTCCCAGCCCGGCGGCTGCACGAcgccccagcagcagcagcagtccagCCACTCGTCGCCCTCCTCGCAGCCGTCCCAGCCCCAACAGCAACAAAGCCAGTAA
- the LOC100114171 gene encoding insulin-like growth factor 2 mRNA-binding protein 1 isoform X5: MSKLYVGNLPSDCNEATLRQLFQEHSLACTTILVKRGGYAFVDCCDQSIADRAIDKLNGYLLLGSALVVEPSVASTTKKRGGSGAKILVGNLPAHVRIEDIEQLLSNYGQIQNFEKATSRDPSTQAFLVSYETPDQAQQAAGQLNGYEYEGNPLKVEMSTAESRRRGRSQRGGVAFSGLPGAGRQTDFPLRILVQSDMVGAIIGRQGSTIRQITQMTRARVDVHRKDNLGSLEKAITIYGNPENCTNACKKILEVMHQEASNTNKGEITLKILAHNNLIGRIIGKGGNTIKRIMQDTDTKITVSSINDINSFNLERIITVKGSIENMSKAEAMISNKLRQSYENDLQAMAPQSMMFPGLHPMAMMSTASMGYNSRGPALYGTGPAPYPYQSNLTPQQGVLTSDAQETTFLYIPNNSVGAIIGTKGSHIRNIIRFSGASVKIAPLESDKPAEQQTERKVTIVGSPESQWKAQYLIFEKMREEGFVSGTEDVRLTVEILVPSAQVGRIIGKGGQNVRELQRVTGSVIKLSEQQATPPTADEETTVHIIGPFFSVQSAQRRIRAMVVQPGAGGPGSVTGIPGMPGQGLPGGPRSGRGSSQEGGVRSRRDGSATSQPGGCTTPQQQQQSSHSSPSSQPSQPQQQQSQ, from the exons GCTACTTGCTGTTGGGATCGGCTCTGGTCGTAGAACCCTCGGTGGCCAGCACCACGAAGAAACG CGGCGGCTCCGGGGCGAAGATCCTGGTGGGCAATCTGCCGGCCCACGTCAGAATCGAGGATATCGAGCAGCTCTTGTCGAACTACGGACAGATTCAAAACTTTGAGAAGGCGACGTCGCGCGACCCTAGCACCCAAGCCTTCCTCGTCAGCTATGAGACGCCGGACCAGGCCCAGCA GGCCGCCGGCCAGCTGAACGGCTACGAGTACGAGGGTAACCCGCTGAAGGTGGAGATGTCGACGGCGGAGAGTCGACGCCGGGGCCGCAGTCAGCGCGGCGGCGTGGCCTTCTCGGGCCTGCCGGGCGCCGGCCGCCAGACGGACTTCCCGCTGCGCATCCTCGTGCAGAGCGACATGGTCGGCGCGATAATCGGCCGGCAGGGCTCGACCATCCGGCAGATCACCCAGATGACGCGCGCCCGCGTGGACGTGCACCGCAAGGACAACCTCGGCTCGCTCGAGAAGGCCATCACGATCTACGGCAACCCGGAGAACTGCACCAACGCCTGCAAGAAGATCCTCGAGGTGATGCACCAGGAGGCGAGCAACACGAACAAGGG CGAGATCACCCTCAAGATCCTAGCGCACAACAACCTCATCGGCCGCATTATCGGCAAGGGCGGCAACACCATCAAGAGGATCATGCAGGACACCGACACCAAGATCACCGTCAGCAGCATCAACGACATCAACAGCTTCAACCTCGAGCGCATCATCACGGTCAAGGGCAGCATCGAGAACATGAGCAAGGCCGAGGCCATGATCTCGAACAAGCTGCGCCAGAGCTACGAGAACGACCTGCAGGCCATGGCG CCCCAGAGCATGATGTTCCCGGGCCTGCACCCGATGGCCATGATGTCGACGGCCAGCATGGGCTACAATTCGCGGGGACCGGCCCTCTACGGCACCGGTCCGGCGCCCTACCCTTACCAGAGCAACCTGACCCCCCAGCAGGGCGTGCTGACGAGCGATGCCCAGGAGACGACCTTTCTCTACATACCCAACAACAGCGTGGGCGCCATCATCGGCACCAAGGGCTCGCACATCAGGAACATCATCAGGTTCTCGGGCGCGAGCGTCAAGATTGCGCCCCTAGAGTCGGACAAGCCGGCCGAGCAGCAGACCGAGAGGAAGGTCACCATCGTCGGCTCGCCCGAGTCCCAGTGGAAG GCTCAATACTTGATCTTCGAGAAGATGCGGGAGGAGGGCTTCGTCTCCGGCACCGAAGACGTCAGGCTGACAGTTGAGATTCTCGTGCCCTCGGCCCAGGTCGGCCGAATAATTGGCAAAGGCGGTCAAAACGTCCGAGAACTCCAGCGCGTCACCGGTAGCGTCATCAAGCTCTCGGAGCAGCAGGCTACGCCGCCCACCGCCGACGAGGAGACCACCGTCCACATAATCGGTCCCTTCTTCTCCGTGCAG TCGGCGCAGCGCAGGATCCGCGCAATGGTCGTGCAGCCAGGCGCGGGCGGACCCGGCAGCGTGACCGGCATCCCCGGAATGCCCGGCCAGGGCCTCCCCGGCGGTCCACGATCGGGCCGCGGCAGCAGCCAGGAGGGCGGCGTGCGCTCGCGGCGCGACGGCAGTGCCACCTCCCAGCCCGGCGGCTGCACGAcgccccagcagcagcagcagtccagCCACTCGTCGCCCTCCTCGCAGCCGTCCCAGCCCCAACAGCAACAAAGCCAGTAA
- the LOC100114171 gene encoding insulin-like growth factor 2 mRNA-binding protein 1 isoform X7, translated as MEKYGETGQLQKEMERLEIEEKNGDGLRAAGQLNGYEYEGNPLKVEMSTAESRRRGRSQRGGVAFSGLPGAGRQTDFPLRILVQSDMVGAIIGRQGSTIRQITQMTRARVDVHRKDNLGSLEKAITIYGNPENCTNACKKILEVMHQEASNTNKGSVDDEGGSASAGSAANAANAEQQQQQQQQQQQEHEDGGGAAGRKERQQQQTTDDIVGSSSEITLKILAHNNLIGRIIGKGGNTIKRIMQDTDTKITVSSINDINSFNLERIITVKGSIENMSKAEAMISNKLRQSYENDLQAMAPQSMMFPGLHPMAMMSTASMGYNSRGPALYGTGPAPYPYQSNLTPQQGVLTSDAQETTFLYIPNNSVGAIIGTKGSHIRNIIRFSGASVKIAPLESDKPAEQQTERKVTIVGSPESQWKAQYLIFEKMREEGFVSGTEDVRLTVEILVPSAQVGRIIGKGGQNVRELQRVTGSVIKLSEQQATPPTADEETTVHIIGPFFSVQSAQRRIRAMVVQPGAGGPGSVTGIPGMPGQGLPGGPRSGRGSSQEGGVRSRRDGSATSQPGGCTTPQQQQQSSHSSPSSQPSQPQQQQSQ; from the exons ATGGAGAAGTACGGAGAGACCGGACAGCTGCAGAAGGAAATGGAGCGACTGGAGATCGAGGAGAAGAACGGCGACGGATTGAG GGCCGCCGGCCAGCTGAACGGCTACGAGTACGAGGGTAACCCGCTGAAGGTGGAGATGTCGACGGCGGAGAGTCGACGCCGGGGCCGCAGTCAGCGCGGCGGCGTGGCCTTCTCGGGCCTGCCGGGCGCCGGCCGCCAGACGGACTTCCCGCTGCGCATCCTCGTGCAGAGCGACATGGTCGGCGCGATAATCGGCCGGCAGGGCTCGACCATCCGGCAGATCACCCAGATGACGCGCGCCCGCGTGGACGTGCACCGCAAGGACAACCTCGGCTCGCTCGAGAAGGCCATCACGATCTACGGCAACCCGGAGAACTGCACCAACGCCTGCAAGAAGATCCTCGAGGTGATGCACCAGGAGGCGAGCAACACGAACAAGGGGTCAGTTGACGACGAGGGCGGCAGCGCCTCCGCTGGTAGCGCTGCCAACGCTGCCAACGctgaacagcagcagcagcagcagcagcagcagcagcaggagcacgaggacggcggcggcgctgccgGTCGCAAGgagcgccagcagcagcaaaccACTGACGACATTGTTGGCTCTTCCAGCGAGATCACCCTCAAGATCCTAGCGCACAACAACCTCATCGGCCGCATTATCGGCAAGGGCGGCAACACCATCAAGAGGATCATGCAGGACACCGACACCAAGATCACCGTCAGCAGCATCAACGACATCAACAGCTTCAACCTCGAGCGCATCATCACGGTCAAGGGCAGCATCGAGAACATGAGCAAGGCCGAGGCCATGATCTCGAACAAGCTGCGCCAGAGCTACGAGAACGACCTGCAGGCCATGGCG CCCCAGAGCATGATGTTCCCGGGCCTGCACCCGATGGCCATGATGTCGACGGCCAGCATGGGCTACAATTCGCGGGGACCGGCCCTCTACGGCACCGGTCCGGCGCCCTACCCTTACCAGAGCAACCTGACCCCCCAGCAGGGCGTGCTGACGAGCGATGCCCAGGAGACGACCTTTCTCTACATACCCAACAACAGCGTGGGCGCCATCATCGGCACCAAGGGCTCGCACATCAGGAACATCATCAGGTTCTCGGGCGCGAGCGTCAAGATTGCGCCCCTAGAGTCGGACAAGCCGGCCGAGCAGCAGACCGAGAGGAAGGTCACCATCGTCGGCTCGCCCGAGTCCCAGTGGAAG GCTCAATACTTGATCTTCGAGAAGATGCGGGAGGAGGGCTTCGTCTCCGGCACCGAAGACGTCAGGCTGACAGTTGAGATTCTCGTGCCCTCGGCCCAGGTCGGCCGAATAATTGGCAAAGGCGGTCAAAACGTCCGAGAACTCCAGCGCGTCACCGGTAGCGTCATCAAGCTCTCGGAGCAGCAGGCTACGCCGCCCACCGCCGACGAGGAGACCACCGTCCACATAATCGGTCCCTTCTTCTCCGTGCAG TCGGCGCAGCGCAGGATCCGCGCAATGGTCGTGCAGCCAGGCGCGGGCGGACCCGGCAGCGTGACCGGCATCCCCGGAATGCCCGGCCAGGGCCTCCCCGGCGGTCCACGATCGGGCCGCGGCAGCAGCCAGGAGGGCGGCGTGCGCTCGCGGCGCGACGGCAGTGCCACCTCCCAGCCCGGCGGCTGCACGAcgccccagcagcagcagcagtccagCCACTCGTCGCCCTCCTCGCAGCCGTCCCAGCCCCAACAGCAACAAAGCCAGTAA